In Citrus sinensis cultivar Valencia sweet orange chromosome 2, DVS_A1.0, whole genome shotgun sequence, a single genomic region encodes these proteins:
- the LOC102623491 gene encoding apoptosis inhibitor 5-like protein API5 isoform X2, which translates to MTDPSDEAKQIEKLYEFGERLNEAKDKSQNVKDYEGIIEAAKTSLKAKQLAAQLIPRFFKFFPDLSSRAVDAHLDLIEEEELGVRVQAIRGLPLFCKDTPEYLSKIVDILVQLLAAEEIVERDAVHKALMSLLRQDVKASLTALFKHIGSVDEPSTDEFIREKVLSFIRDKVFPLKAELLKPQEEMERHITDLIKKSLEDVTGAEFRMFMDFLKSLSLFGEKAPTERMKELIGIIEGQADLDAQFNVSDADHIDRLISCLYMALPFFLRGASGSKFLNYLNKHIIPVFDKLPEERKLDLLKALAEISPYTTPQDSRQILPSVAVLLKKYMPLRKTGGEEMNFTYVECLLYTFHHLAHKAPNATNSLCGYKIVTGQPSDRLGEDFSDCYKDFTERLTTVEDLTRATMKKLTQGLADHNKEMAAAKTDEAKEKIKTQKQNTTTGLRTCNNILAMSKPLHSKTPSFIGDKSVNLSWKEATKPSVPSTTTASGGKRPASINGSGNTASKKGRGSGGLQNQLVNRALEGISRGGRGGIRGRGRGWGARGRGRGYR; encoded by the exons ATGACTGACCCCTCAGACGAGGCCAAGCAAATCGAGAAGCTCTACGAGTTCGGCGAACGACTCAACGAGGCCAAGGACAAGTCTCAG AATGTGAAGGACTACGAGGGGATAATTGAAGCTGCGAAAACGAGTCTTAAAGCTAAGCAATTGGCTGCTCAGTTGATTCCTAGGTTTTTCAAGTTCTTTCCTGACCTATCCAGCCGCGCTGTTGATGCGCATCTCGATTTGATCGAGGAAGAAGAGCTTGGA GTTCGAGTGCAAGCAATTAGGGGACTCCCTCTTTTCTGCAAGGATACGCCGGAGTATCTTTCTAAAATTGTTGACATTCTAGTACAACTCCTTGCAGCTG AGGAAATTGTGGAGCGTGATGCTGTGCACAAAGCACTTATGTCCCTTCTGAGGCAAGATGTGAAAG CTTCTTTGACTGCCTTATTTAAGCACATTGGGAGTGTCGATGAACCAAGTACAGATGAGTTTATACGTGAGAAGGTTCTAAGCTTTATAAGAGATAAG GTTTTCCCTCTTAAAGCTGAACTCTTGAAGCCTCAGGAGGAAATGGAAAGGCATATAactgatttaataaaaaaa AGTTTGGAAGATGTAACGGGAGCAGAATTTAGAATGTTTATGGATTTCCTGAAAAGTTTGAGTCTATTTGGAGAGAAAGCTCCTACTGAACGAATGAAAGAGCTTATTGGAATCATTGAAGGGCAGGCTGATCTAGATGCGCAATTCAAT GTTTCAGATGCAGACCATATTGACAGATTGATATCATGCCTGTACATGGCTCTTCCCTTCTTTCTG AGAGGAGCATCCGGCAGCAAATTTCTCAACTATTTGAACAAACACATTATCCCAGTTTTTGACAAG CTTCCTGAGGAACGAAAGCTCGATTTGCTTAAAGCCCTTGCAGAAATATCGCCTTACACAACACCACAGGATTCACGCCAGATTCTTCCTTCTGTTGCTGTGCTGTTAAAG AAGTACATGCCTTTGAGGAAGACCGGAGGAGAAGAGATGAACTTTACTTATGTTGAATGCTTGTTGTATACTTTTCATCATTTAGCTCACAAG GCTCCCAATGCCACAAATAGTCTATGTGGTTACAAGATAGTGACAGGCCAACCTTCAGATAGGCTTGGTGAGGACTTCTCTGATTGTTACAAGGATTTCACTGAGAGGTTAACTACTGTTGAAGACCTAACTAGGGCaacaatgaagaaattaaCTCAGGGACTGGCTGATCACAACAAAGAAATGGCAGCTGCTAAAACGGATGAagcaaaggaaaaaatt AAAACTCAGAAACAGAATACTACAACTGGGTTGCGGACCTGCAATAACATTTTGGCCATGTCAAAG CCATTACATTCAAAAACACCTTCATTTATTGGAGATAAGAGTGTCAACCTATCATGGAAAGAAGCAACAAAACCTTCTGTGCCCTCTACCACGACAGCTTCTGG AGGGAAGCGACCTGCTTCCATAAATGGATCTGGCAATACAGCCTCAAAAAAGGGCCGCGGATCTGGAGGTTTGCAAAACCAGCTTGTTAATAGAGCTTTGGAAGGTATATCACGTGGTGGAAGGGGAGGTATAAGAGGAAGGGGCAGGGGTTGGGGTGCACGTGGAAGAGGAAGAGGCTATCGGTAG
- the LOC102620960 gene encoding peroxidase 19, translating to MSVPSPPPPPPCSSFPFVLACLLIFSLILNTPCILAAKTNNNNARSSRRQLSVDYYAKSCPQLEQLVGSVTSQQFKEAPVSGPATIRLFFHDCFVEGCDGSILIATKPGSKELAEKDALGNKDLRVEGFESIRKAKALVESKCPGVVSCADILAIAARDYVHLAGGPYYQVKKGRWDGKISMASRVPFNLPRANSTIDQIIKIFNAKGLTIEDMVVLSGAHTIGFAHCEHFVSRLYDYRGTKQPDPAIDPRLLRALRMACPHFGGNTDIVAPFDVTTPFLFDHAYYANLEGKLGLLASDQVLFLDPRTKSLVQELGKDKQKFFQAFAVAMEKMGSIGVKRGRKHGEKRKDCSMHL from the exons ATGTCCGTCCcatctcctcctcctcctcctccttgttcttcatttccttttgttttgGCTTGCTTGCTCATTTTTTCGCTTATTCTCAACACACCATGTATTTTAGCAGccaaaactaataataataatgctcGCAGCAGCAGACGCCAACTCTCAGTTGATTACTATGCAAAATCTTGCCCTCAACTTGAGCAACTTGTAGGTTCAGTAACCAGCCAACAGTTCAAAGAAGCACCCGTTTCTGGTCCAGCCACCATTCGCCTCTTTTTCCATGACTGCTTTGTAGaa GGCTGTGATGGGTCTATTTTGATAGCGACCAAGCCTGGCAGCAAAGAGTTAGCAGAGAAGGATGCATTGGGTAACAAGGACTTGCGGGTAGAGGGATTTGAAAGCATAAGGAAAGCAAAGGCCTTGGTGGAGAGCAAGTGCCCTGGTGTTGTATCTTGTGCAGACATTCTTGCAATTGCAGCCAGAGATTATGTCCATTTG GCTGGGGGTCCTTATTACCAAGTTAAGAAAGGGAGATGGGATGGGAAAATATCAATGGCGTCAAGGGTACCCTTCAATTTGCCGCGTGCAAATTCCACCATTgatcaaattatcaaaatcttcaACGCAAAAGGGCTGACAATTGAAGACATGGTGGTTCTTTCTGGAGCGCACACAATTGGATTTGCTCATTGTGAGCACTTTGTGAGCAGACTATATGATTATCGTGGCACAAAGCAGCCTGACCCTGCCATTGATCCAAGGCTACTGAGGGCTCTGAGAATGGCATGTCCACATTTTGGTGGCAATACTGACATTGTCGCACCGTTTGATGTTACCACACCATTTTTGTTTGACCATGCTTATTATGCTAACTTGGAGGGGAAATTGGGCTTGTTGGCATCAGACcaagttttgtttttggaCCCAAGGACCAAGTCTTTGGTTCAGGAATTGGGCAAGGATAAGCAGAAATTCTTCCAAGCTTTCGCTGTAGCTATGGAGAAAATGGGCTCAATAGGTGTTAAAAGAGGGAGAAAACATGgcgagaaa
- the LOC102623781 gene encoding uncharacterized protein LOC102623781 encodes MLRLSSRFIRTKVSPVKDLFTKTSSSCSFTTFTVNPTIQKQREKAIPCDFLKWSSLGLYRTSRFATGFTPLQPKPLDSIIDIERAKDKSAEDLATIWDDYHLGRGHICASLKTQLYRLLEHRSADCRYFVIPLWKGSGYATMFVQVQLPHILVTGLEDYKARGTQAAPYFTASFYTDFAESKDLVLIRGDIVFTSKLTDSEAEWLLETIQSFYLNDVRFKLVERFNKEARNFEFKDVLRALSMPLL; translated from the exons ATGCTACGTTTGTCGTCAAGATTCATAAGAACCAAAGTCTCCCCAGTGAAAGATCTCTTCACCAAAACATCTTCTTCATGCAGTTTCACTACCTTCACTGTAAACCCAACCATCCAAAAACAGCGAGAGAAAGCGATTCCATGCGACTTCTTGAAATGGTCTTCGCTTGGTTTGTATAGAACCTCAAGGTTTGCAACTGGGTTCACGCCGTTGCAGCCAAAGCCGTTGGATTCGATTATTGATATCGAGCGAGCCAAGGATAAATCTGCCGAGGATCTTGCTACGATTTGGGACGAT TATCATTTGGGAAGGGGTCACATTTGCGCGTCCTTGAAAACCCAGCTTTATCGTTTATTGGAGCACAGATCAGCTGATTG CCGCTACTTTGTAATTCCTCTGTGGAAAGGAAGTGGCTATGCAACAATGTTTGTTCAAG TACAACTGCCTCACATTCTTGTAACTGGACTTGAGGATTACAAGGCCAGAGGAACTCAAGCAGCTCCCTACTTCACTGCATCTTTTTACACAGACTTTGCAGAGAGCAAGGACTTGGTGCTCATCCGTGGAGATATTGTGTTCACGAGTAAGCTCACTGACTCAGAAGCAGAATGGCTCTTGGAGACCATTCAATCTTTCTATTTGAATGATGTGAGATTTAAGCTTGTGGAACGGTTCAATAAGGAAGCACGAAACTTTGAATTCAAGGATGTCTTGCGAGCCTTGAGCATGCCCCTCCTATGA
- the LOC102623491 gene encoding apoptosis inhibitor 5-like protein API5 isoform X1: protein MTDPSDEAKQIEKLYEFGERLNEAKDKSQNVKDYEGIIEAAKTSLKAKQLAAQLIPRFFKFFPDLSSRAVDAHLDLIEEEELGVRVQAIRGLPLFCKDTPEYLSKIVDILVQLLAAEEIVERDAVHKALMSLLRQDVKASLTALFKHIGSVDEPSTDEFIREKVLSFIRDKVFPLKAELLKPQEEMERHITDLIKKVLQSLEDVTGAEFRMFMDFLKSLSLFGEKAPTERMKELIGIIEGQADLDAQFNVSDADHIDRLISCLYMALPFFLRGASGSKFLNYLNKHIIPVFDKLPEERKLDLLKALAEISPYTTPQDSRQILPSVAVLLKKYMPLRKTGGEEMNFTYVECLLYTFHHLAHKAPNATNSLCGYKIVTGQPSDRLGEDFSDCYKDFTERLTTVEDLTRATMKKLTQGLADHNKEMAAAKTDEAKEKIKTQKQNTTTGLRTCNNILAMSKPLHSKTPSFIGDKSVNLSWKEATKPSVPSTTTASGGKRPASINGSGNTASKKGRGSGGLQNQLVNRALEGISRGGRGGIRGRGRGWGARGRGRGYR, encoded by the exons ATGACTGACCCCTCAGACGAGGCCAAGCAAATCGAGAAGCTCTACGAGTTCGGCGAACGACTCAACGAGGCCAAGGACAAGTCTCAG AATGTGAAGGACTACGAGGGGATAATTGAAGCTGCGAAAACGAGTCTTAAAGCTAAGCAATTGGCTGCTCAGTTGATTCCTAGGTTTTTCAAGTTCTTTCCTGACCTATCCAGCCGCGCTGTTGATGCGCATCTCGATTTGATCGAGGAAGAAGAGCTTGGA GTTCGAGTGCAAGCAATTAGGGGACTCCCTCTTTTCTGCAAGGATACGCCGGAGTATCTTTCTAAAATTGTTGACATTCTAGTACAACTCCTTGCAGCTG AGGAAATTGTGGAGCGTGATGCTGTGCACAAAGCACTTATGTCCCTTCTGAGGCAAGATGTGAAAG CTTCTTTGACTGCCTTATTTAAGCACATTGGGAGTGTCGATGAACCAAGTACAGATGAGTTTATACGTGAGAAGGTTCTAAGCTTTATAAGAGATAAG GTTTTCCCTCTTAAAGCTGAACTCTTGAAGCCTCAGGAGGAAATGGAAAGGCATATAactgatttaataaaaaaa GTCTTACAGAGTTTGGAAGATGTAACGGGAGCAGAATTTAGAATGTTTATGGATTTCCTGAAAAGTTTGAGTCTATTTGGAGAGAAAGCTCCTACTGAACGAATGAAAGAGCTTATTGGAATCATTGAAGGGCAGGCTGATCTAGATGCGCAATTCAAT GTTTCAGATGCAGACCATATTGACAGATTGATATCATGCCTGTACATGGCTCTTCCCTTCTTTCTG AGAGGAGCATCCGGCAGCAAATTTCTCAACTATTTGAACAAACACATTATCCCAGTTTTTGACAAG CTTCCTGAGGAACGAAAGCTCGATTTGCTTAAAGCCCTTGCAGAAATATCGCCTTACACAACACCACAGGATTCACGCCAGATTCTTCCTTCTGTTGCTGTGCTGTTAAAG AAGTACATGCCTTTGAGGAAGACCGGAGGAGAAGAGATGAACTTTACTTATGTTGAATGCTTGTTGTATACTTTTCATCATTTAGCTCACAAG GCTCCCAATGCCACAAATAGTCTATGTGGTTACAAGATAGTGACAGGCCAACCTTCAGATAGGCTTGGTGAGGACTTCTCTGATTGTTACAAGGATTTCACTGAGAGGTTAACTACTGTTGAAGACCTAACTAGGGCaacaatgaagaaattaaCTCAGGGACTGGCTGATCACAACAAAGAAATGGCAGCTGCTAAAACGGATGAagcaaaggaaaaaatt AAAACTCAGAAACAGAATACTACAACTGGGTTGCGGACCTGCAATAACATTTTGGCCATGTCAAAG CCATTACATTCAAAAACACCTTCATTTATTGGAGATAAGAGTGTCAACCTATCATGGAAAGAAGCAACAAAACCTTCTGTGCCCTCTACCACGACAGCTTCTGG AGGGAAGCGACCTGCTTCCATAAATGGATCTGGCAATACAGCCTCAAAAAAGGGCCGCGGATCTGGAGGTTTGCAAAACCAGCTTGTTAATAGAGCTTTGGAAGGTATATCACGTGGTGGAAGGGGAGGTATAAGAGGAAGGGGCAGGGGTTGGGGTGCACGTGGAAGAGGAAGAGGCTATCGGTAG